CATAGCTTTTAATCTGATTACTCCGGTTGTGGTTTCTTCTGTACCACCGTATACATTCTCAATTAAATCTTGCCTTTCTTTATGTAGCAGTGATATTAAATCGGCTCCATCGTCCATGGTTATGTTTGGTTTTCTGTCAAGAACCGCGTTTAAATGGCTGTAATATGTGTCTCTATCTTCTCCATGTATTGCAAAAACTGGTATTTCAAAGTATTTTACAAGTGCTGCTGCTACGTCATCTTGTGTAGAAAGTGGGTTAGATGCTGTTAGATAAACATTTGCTCCACCTTCTTTTAATGTTATCATCAAGTTTGCTGTTTCCGTTGTAACGTGCAGACAAGCTCCTATCGTTAAACCTTTTAAAGGCTTATCTTTTGAAAATCTTTCTCTGATCTGTCTTAAAACAGGCATATCTTTTTCAGCCCATTGTATTCTCAAAAGACCTTTATCTGCAAGATTAATATCCTTGATGTGATATTCCAAATTGAACCCTCCTTTTTAAAAAATGTAGGTTATATTTTAGCATAAGTTTAGAGATATAAAGGTTTTGCTGAAAAAAAACGAACTTAGTTGAGACATTTACAAATTTTATTATAAAGTTTAAAGAGAAAATACCTTGGGAGATAAATTAGTGGTTTTTAATAGAATTTAAAAAAGAGATCCTTCGGACTTACGTCCTTAGGATGAAAAATAAAGTGGAAAAGTGGAAGAGAAAGTAAAGTTGTCATTCTGCAGCCGATTAAGAATATCCTCTTTTGCCTCTCTATAGCTTCATTCTGAGCGTGAGCGAAGAATCTCCTACTTTTTTCCTATTGCCTCTCATTTTTTAAAAGAGGAGATCCTTCGGACCAAAGTCCTTAGGATGTCGGATAAAGTTAAAGTTATATCTACATATACACTCTACAGTTTAAAAAATTTAGAACATCTTCATATAAATTTTATCAACTTTTCACGTCTCACTTTCTCATTTAGCTTTAAAATCCATTTTCTAATAAATTCCAAACATAATCAGTATATTTTTTTTCTTTGGGATTTTCATAGATAATTAAAGGTGCTTCTACAATTTCTCCACCTTCTTTTGAATTTTTAGATGCTTCTACTAAAAAATGGGTAGCTTTTTCATTGATTGATGGATGAACAAATCTGTAACGTTTTGGCTGAATATTATATTTTTTTAAAAGCGATACGGTTTCTGAAAATCTTTCTGTAATGTTTATAAGATGAAGCTTTCCTTTATTTTTAAGAAGATACCAGCTTCCATAGATAAAATCTTCCAGCTTAGCTAAAGCTTCGCTTCTTGCTATCTTTTCTTGAATATTTTTATAATTACCCTCTTTAAAATACGGTGGATTAATTACTACATAATCAAAATACTGATGATTATAAATCTTTTTTACATCCTTAACATTTCCGAGTGCTATTTGAACATGGACGTTGTTAATTTGAAAATTTCTTTTGGCAATATCAAATAAATCTTCCTGAACTTCTAAAGCATAAAGTTTAAGATTTTTATATTTAAGACTAATTAGAATTGGTATGATACCGCTTCCCGTTCCTATATCTATGATTTTTCCGGATGATTTGATGTTTAAAAAATCAACAAGAAGAAGGCTATCAATATTAAACCTATAGCCTTCCCTTTTTTGAATGATTTTTATCTTTCCTCTAATAAAAGGTGAGATATCTTCATCTTCTTTTATTAGAATTTCTTGATTCACTTTCTTTTGTTTGCTTCTAAAATTTTCTTTCTTATTCTTATAGCATCCGGCGTTACTTCTATAAGCTCATCTTCATTAATCCATTCCATGGCTCTTTCAAAGTCCATCTTTTTAGCCGGGATGATTTTAATGTTTTCATCAGAGCCGGAAGCTCTCATGTTAGTTAATTTCTTTTCTCTTGTTACGTTTACATCAAGGTCATTATCTCTGCTGTGTTCTCCTACAATCATGCCTTCGTAAACTTCTGTACCCGGTTCTATAAAGAAAACTCCTCTATCTTGTAATCCAAAAATTGCGTATGGTGTTGCTACACCTTTTCTATCAGCTATCAATGCTCCGTTTTGTCTTGTTTTAATCTCTCCCTGCCACTCTTCCCAGCCTTCAAAGATTGTGTTGATTAAGCCTTCGCCTCTTGTATCTGTTTTAAACTCTGACCTGTATCCAATCAGTCCTCTTGATGGAACAATAAATTCAAGCCTTACCCTTCCAAATCCATGATTAATCATGTTTATCATTCTGCCTTTTCTTGAACCAAGCTTTTGAGTAACTGTTCCTACGTACTCTTCCGGAATATCTATTAAAACCCTTTCTACCGGCTCTAATTTTTTACCATTTTCTTCTTTTACTATAACTTCCGGTTTTGATACTTGAAACTCATAGCCTTCCCTTCTCATCATTTCAGCCAGTATGGATAGCTGTAATTCTCCTCTACCCATTACTAAGAATGAGTCTGGATTTTCTGTGTCAGATACTCTTATAGCAACGTTAGTTAATGTCTCTTTGTACAATCTATCTCTTAAATGTCTTGATGTTAAAAATTTTCCGCTTCTTCCTGCAAATGGAGAATCGTTTACTGAGAATATCATAGATATTGTTGGCTCTTCTACTGTTATTGGAGGAAGTCCTACAGGATTTTCAGCGTCAGCTATAGTTTCTCCGATGGTTATATCTTCCAATCCTGCTATTGCTACTATATCTCCTGCTTTTGCTTCTTTTGTTTCTACTCTTTTGAGTCCTTCGTAAGTATATAATGTTCTTACAGTTCCTTTAATTATTGTTCCATCTTTTTTTACCACTGACACTTGTTGATTTACTTTTACAGAACCATTAAAAATTCTTCCAATTGCTAACCTCCCGACGAAGTTGTCATAATCTAAGGATGTAATCAGAAATTGTAATCCCATGTCCGGGTCATAAGATGGTGCCGGTATATATTCTATGATTTTATCAAACAATGGTTTTAAATCTTTTGAATCATCTTCAAGGTTTTCTTTTGCGATTCCGTCTCTTGCTATCGTGTAAAGAATTGGAAATTCAAGCTGCTCTTCCGTTGCGTCTAAATCTATAAATAAATCGTAAACTTCATTTATCACTTCTTGAATTCTTGCATCCGGTCTATCTATTTTGTTTATAACAACGATAGGTGTTAGATTAGATTCTAACGCTTTTCTTAAAACAAATCTTGTCTGAGGAAGTGGTCCTTCTGATGCATCAACAAGAAGTATTACACCATCAACCATTTTTAATGTTCTTTCTACCTCTCCGCCAAAATCAGCGTGCCCCGGAGTATCAACGATGTTAATTTTATAGTTTTTATATCTTATAGCTGTATTTTTTGCCATAATTGTGATACCACGCTCTCTTTCTAAGTCGATATTATCCATAACTCTTTCCGCTACTTCTTCATTTTCTCTAAAAGTACCACTTTGTTTAAGTAGTGCGTCAACAAGCGTTGTTTTTCCATGGTCTACGTGGGCAATAATAGCAATATTCCTAATATCTTCCCTAACTGCTTTTGGTACTCTTTTCTCTTCTAATAACATTTTTTCTCCTTGTGAAATTTAAAAATAAAACTTATTATTATATCATTTTTTGTATAAGTCATATCAGTTTAGGAAAATTAAAAAAATAAAAAAATAAAATTATGAGACCCTTTAGCTTGTTGCTTGCTGACAAAAGCTAACCAATGGTGTCATTCTGAGCATAGCGAAGAATCTCCTGTTTTTCTTTTTAAAAAAAGCGATCCTTCGACTTTACAGCCTCACGATAATAGAGAAAAGAATAATGACATTCTTCTGAAGCTACAGAGAAGACTATGCTGGTTTTTTTATACTCCTACTTTGTCATTACGAGCGATAGCAAAGAATCTCCGTTTTTTATGCCCCTAATCTGTCTTCTGCACTACAGCGAAGAATCACTTTTTTCACTTTCTCACCTCTCACCCCTCACTTTCTTACTTCATTTAAATTAGTTATGCTAAAATTAAATCAATTATGGAAATAAAAGGGGATTTGTAAGGAATGCTTTCTGTTGTCAAAAGTGGTGGAACGTATGGAATAAATGGCTATGTTGTAGATGTTGAAGTAAATATTTCTCAAGGACTGCCACAGTTTACAGTTGTAGGACTACCGGATACGGCAGTAAAGGAAAGCAGAGAAAGAGTCAGGTCTGCAATAGAAAATATAGGATATAAGTTCCCGGTTAAAAAAATTACAGTAAACCTTGCACCGGCAGACGTATTAAAAATAGGGACGTTGTATGACCTGCCAATATCCATAGGCATTTTAGCATCTTCCGGAATAATTAACGAGAACGATTTGAAAGATACAGCTTTTATTGGTGAGCTTGCTTTAAATGGAGACTTAAGAGGTGTTAAAGGAGTATTACCGATTGCAATCAAGCTAAAAGAAGTTGGCTTTAAAAGATTTATAGTTCCATTAGAAAATGAAGAGGAGGCAGCAATCGTAAATGGCCTTGATGTTTATGGATTTGCTAATCTTAAAGAAATTGTGGTGTTCTTAAACGGAAATTTAGAAAAACAGCCTAAAAAGATAGATGTTGATGAAGTTTTAGAATGTAGTTTAGACCATATAGGAGATTTTGCAGAAGTAAAAGGGCAGTATACAGTCAAAAAGGCTCTTGAAATTGCAGCGGCAGGATTTCATAATCTGCTAATGATTGGCTCGCCGGGCTCGGGTAAAACCATGCTTGCAAGAAGATTTTTATCAATACTGCCTCCACTCACATTCCAAGAAGCAATAGAAGTAACAAAAATACACAGCATAGCAGGAGTTTTGAAAGACAACATTGTAAGATGTAGGCCATTTAGAGCACCACACCATACGATTAGCGTATTGCACTTATTGGTGGGGGATGTAAAACTCAAAAATTATTGCGAAAACTCAAAATATATTGCGAAAAATACAAAAATTATTGCAAAACATTTATAAATAGTAATTTTTTATTTAGATATCTACGCTATTTAACAGTCAGTCAATTTTTCTTTCCTGCACCTATTTATTCAAAAGGTAGGCTAAAATGAATAGTGAAGCTTTTAATATTCTTAACAATGAATCTAACAAAAAAATCATTCAAGCACAGAAAAAGTCTACTTTGGTAGTTTGCGGTTATACAGATTTAAATTTTAGTCATGTAAGCGATGCTACTATAAAGGTCATATTAAGAGATAAAAGCAGTGGTAATTATCTAATAGCACATAAAATACCTGTAAAGTCTTTGAGTTTATTGCCTATCGGAACTGAAATATATAAGAATGAAGTAAAATATACGGAGTTTCGGGAAGTAAATATAAAGCATAATTTTTATAAATTTAGAGCATATAAGTATGATGAATTAAGCGGAAAAGAGAAAGATGTAATTTCAAAGTCTATATATGGAGATATTACTAAATGGAGCAGTGGAAAGTTTGTTGTTAAAAAGCCATATTTTTATATTTTCCCACAAAACAAGGATAGCATAATAATAATTCCTGACTTTCTACTGCTTATACCATTTTATTTTCCCGACGATATTATCAGCAATATTACAATAGGGTTTAAACAACTTGATAGTTATATTGATATTAATAAGGTTGATTGCAATAATAAAACTCTTTCATTGAAAAAGCATGTTCCTGAAAGTTCCAAGCTTTCTATCGTTCTTCTGTATCTGTATGCTTGTCATGAAGAGGCAAGAAAGAGACAAGGAGAGATTTTAATTTATCATAACATAATTAAAATGAAAAAAGCACAAACAGAGGAGATAGAATTAGAGCATAAATCTATTGAAAACAAAGAAATAGAATTTTATTATAAATTTCCTTTTAACATGGAAACTGAATATATTTTTGAGGGCGAATATATTAATAACATATTTATTGCTTACAGGATACATCCAATAGATTTTGGTATAAAGATTTTTTACAGGTATTCTGGGAAAGGTGAGACAGGTCATCCAATTTCATCTTCAAAAAGGTATTTTAAATTAAAAAAAGTTAATGATATTAATATGAAGGGAAGTGATGTATATCACCCATTAAAATCGGGCATAGAAGATAGAGAATTTGCAAATAAAGGTTTTAGATATATAGGTCGATTAGAAAAATTAGAGCCAGAGAAAAAGTCAAAAAATCATACCAATAATAGTCTCATTCCGATAACTGAATACAGCAATGAAGAAATTGATGAAGGTGGTTTTGGTTTTGAAAAGAGCAAAGATGGTTATGCATCTAAAATGAAAAGCGTAGAAAATGACGATGTTGATGGTTTGATAGATGCTTTAAGAAAGCATAAAGGAATAAAAAATTTTATAGATTTAGGTTCTTGGAGAGAGTGCAGAGTTATTTATTTTGTTTATAAAAGCAAGCATGTTTTAGTTGTGTTTCCTGTTATTAAAAATTCAGGTTCTTATGTATTTTCATCAAGTAGTTTTAATTTTAAAGATAGTTTTAAGTGGATCGTAGAGGAGATTTTAAGGATAAGCTCGACTTAACTTTTTGATAATAATCTTAATTTCATTCTCTAAAACTTCTAATTTAATCAACCCATTCTCCCTGTAAACTTTCTTTTCGTTTACCATAATTATATATTATAATTATATATTATACAAGGAAGCAAAATAATTATTTAATTTCTTTTCAATTTTTTGTAAATCTATATTTTTATCATTGATTTTATAAAAATCAAAAAGTTCCTTTACTAATTGAAGGTATTTCTTAAAAAGTTTGTGATCTTTTAGAGCATATATGACAAAGAGTTCTTTATTTTTTTCTACAAAGTCTTTATTAACCAAAGGCGAAATATTACCAAAAATGAATAAGTCTTCTTTTTGTTTTTTTATCTTCGAAACAAACTTTTTTAGGCAATAAAGATATGCATATTTGTAAAAATTTTCTTTATTAACCGGTATTCCATTACTATGTTCTTTATCTAAAAACGTGGTATTTCTCAAGGTAGAATTCAAATCTCTAAAAGTGTAGTAATAGATGTTTATAGAGGACAGCTTAGGTTCATTCTTGCGAGGTGGGTATTTATGTATATACCCATCTATAGTTTCATAATTACTTAATATAAATCTTTTATTACTATTTAGCAGTTTAAATTCAAAATCTCTAATATAGTCATAATTCATTCCTTCTTTGTTTTTCTCATATAATGCTATTACTACAGGGAATTCAGTATCCTTTGTAAATAAAAATTCTTTGCTTGAGAAGATATAACCATCTTTTATACGGTAGGAATTTGTAAAACCTTTAAGCCTTTTGAAGTTTGCCTCTTTAATGAGATAAGACAGTGGGTGTAGTATACAGATAATATCAGCATCTAACTTGGCGTAAGCTTTCAAAAATGCAATTCCCATATCTCTATCGTAAACATCTTCATCGCACTCGATCTTTCCTTTTTCGTTTTTCTTATAAAGAGATGTTGTATCGTTATATGGTGGATTGCCAACGACAATGAGAAATTGTTCTTTGCCTATTTTAAATTTTTCTCTACTTACATTAACTAATGAATTTGTCTTAAAAATTTTTTCATGTGAAAAATATTGCTTGAGAAATGAGATTGCTTTATCGTCGTAATCAGCAGCTCTATAATCAATACTTAAAGCTAAGCACGGAAATAGAAAAGCTCCGCCCCCAGCAGCAATGTCGGCTACGACTACATCATTCATATTATTCAAATAAGGATTTATAAGTTCAAAAACTTTATCAACGACATGTGGGGGTGTATAAAATGCACCAAGTTTGATTCTTTCATTTTCATACAAGTGAATAGCAGCAAATGGGTTTAATTCTATCATGCTATCCTTTCTTGAATTATTATTTTTGTGCAAGTTAACTTTTTTGAATTTAAATAAGTATCTATTATTTTTGCTTAAAACCTTGTTATAACTAAATACTTCTGAATGGTCTGCATAATAATTCATTTATAATCTCCTGCCAGATTAAAATTTATAAAAAATAAATATTTTTATCAAGCAAACATTAAATTTTCCAAAATATAATAATACCTTACTTATAACTTTTTCTTGTTCTTATATTATCATTATAATATAATTATATAATGTTCATGCTCTTTTATGGGTATAGTTCTTTTTTGAAAAATTATACATGCTACCTTGTTTAGTTTCGCTATTTTCTACTATTTCTTTCAACACCTTTACCTTCTTGCTACTACAAAAATCTATCCCAGTCCATTTTGTTAAATTTCTCAAACTAACTCTTATACCGTTTTTCTGCATCCATTTAACAGCATTTCTAATCATTTCCTCAGTTACTATTTGATTATTTATACCTACTTGGTAATTGCTTATCAAATCAATATACCAATAAGGCGGATTATAATCGCTTCCTTCTTTAAATGTATTTAAAATATAAAAGGATAAATTATTATCCTTTACAAACTTATCAAAGCTTTCTCTATCCTTCAAAATGTCGTATATTGCTGTAAATAGAGAAATACCTTCCTTTACTTCTAAGAAATCTTCAATAAACCTACTTTTGATTTCTTTTTTACTTTTCAAAGGATAGTTATGTAGCTCAATTTCTGTTTGCAGTGCATCGTCTTTTCTATATTCATCTAAGTAAATTAACTTGGCTAACTTTTTTACAGTCCAAAAGTAAAAAATTGAGTAATAAGGTTTGTTTTCAAAAATAAAATAGCCATCATTTAAGATCTCTAACATTTTCTTTTGGTTTTCTACAGCCTTAGATTGGCTTGGTATTTTTTTGCTTTCTGCCTTATGAAATTCAAAGCCACAAAAAGGACAGTTAAAGAACTTTATGCCTTTTTTCCTTTTTGTTATTGTAATTGGGTTATTACAGGATGGACATCTATCAAGTAAATAGCAGTTGTGTTTTTCGCATACATTTACAAATAATAATCTCCATTGTTTTTTGAAATAGTTGTTTTCTCTCAGACAGTAGGGACAATATTTTAAGCCGTAAGATTTTGAATAACTTCCTTTTATCTTTACTGTTGATATTAAGTTATTTCTTGAATTATCTCTTATTGTTTCTGACAGATAACTTTCATAACTTTTTAGTCCTGTGTTGTATATGATAGTTTTACTTATTCTTGTTCTTTGACTAAAAATTTCTGCTAACTCAGAGTCCAAAACTAAATCCGTATCTCTTGCTGTTAGTCTTTTATCCCTAAGAAAAGGAAAGTATATGTTTAGAAAAGTGGATACTTGGCAGTCAAATTTGGCAGAAAGTCTTGCAATCCATGATGAGAAAAGCTCATCTTTGAAAGGTGTTAGTGGATTTGGAATAACTGCATTGGCTAATGTTTCTCTGTAATCGTCTTTTTGGACTCTATATCTGTATAAGAAGCTTCTATCTGAATAAAATCTAAATTTTTCGTTCATTTTAGAGATTCATTCATATCTCTTGTGCGTGACCCCTCCCTCACTTATAAAAGCGAGGGCTTCCTGCTTCATCGATGACGTCTACCTTGACATAGGGATTTGACCCTAATATCTTGGTAGCTAATGCCATCTCCACAGGCTTAAGATCGGAGCGGTCCACCCCTACGACCTGATTTTGGCTCAGGTCAAGCCCTTTCTTCAAAATATTAATGGCAGAGTTTAGGTCTCTGTTTATTGTGTTTCCGCATACAGGACAACAATAGATACGGTTAGAAAGGCTAATTTTTTGCTTATATCCACAAACGCAGCACTCTTGAGTAGTAGCCTCAAATCTATCTACAGGAATAGTCGCAAGTCTGTCTTTCAGTCTTGCTTTTAGCATCCCTATTCCTGAGTGTTGGATTTGAGAACCGAACCACCCTTCCTGCCATGATTTTATGTTATCGTCTTGATAGATAACCGTTCCGTAATGTCTAAAAAGTGCTAAAAGTTTATTATGTATCTCTTTTCTTTTATTTGTTAATCTCTCATGTTCTCTTTGAATTTTCTTTTGTGTTTTTATCCAATTTTTAGAACCTTTCTTTCTTCTTGCTAATTCTTTTTGCAATTTCTTTAATCTTTTACTTTCTTCTATTTTAAAATCAACCGTTAAGCCGTTAGATAGCGTTAATTTATTTGCTACTCCAAAATCTATACCTATAGCATCTCCTACTTTATCTCTCTCAAAATATTCTTTCTTCACATAGCAAGTTAAATAAACATAATAACCACTTGGCTTTTTAATAAGCTGTGCGTTTGCAATTTCATAATCTTGTGGAATTTGGTGTAATCCCAATACTCTAAACCAACCAAGCCCTTGAATTCTAACTTTATTTCTTTCAAAATCTATATCAAAACTAACCTTGTATTGTTTTAGACTTATAGAAGATATTGATTTTTTGAATTTTAGCCTTCCTACTTTATGTCCGTTTTCTTTTAAAGATTTTAGAGCTTTTAAATTATTTTTTACTCTGTCTTGAATCACTTGTTTTAACTGAGATCCTAAATATTTTATTTCTCTTTTTTCAAACTCATTTCCTACTTTTATCTCTACTTCTTTGATTTCTTTAGTAGAGATGTTTATTCTATTTATATCTGCTACAATCCAATTATATAACCACTTTGCTTCTAAAAATACTCTGTTAAGCTTTTCTTCTTTGACTTTTGATAGATTTTGGATTTTGAGCTGATAAATAACAGGAATAAGGTTTTTCCTTCTCTCTTTGGTTTCCTTAATTGTTTGTTTTATTTTTTCTGCTTTGGTCATTGTAGTATAATTATATTACAATTCATTTCACCTTGCAAGGTGGAGCCTTCTTGTGCGTAAATTTTTGAGTTGTCTACAGTTATATAATCAATTTCATTAAATAGCTTTATATCTATTTTTTCCTTCTTTTTTTCTATAGCTCTTATAGCCATTTTGTTTATTATTGAGATAACATCTCCTGTTATCCCATTTGTCACTTGGTGTATTTTTGTAATGAATTTTTCATCTGCAAAGATGTAGGATTTTTCTTTTAGAGGTAGTGTTATTTCGATCGATTTAAGGAAGGCTATGAATTCGTTATCTATTTCCCAATTTTTAATTTTTATAGGCTTGAATCTACTTTTTAGCTGATGGTCTCTGTCTACCAAGGATACCGCTTCCCCTACACCTACTAAAACAATAGGAATTCTTAATATATTTGATAAGTTTTTTATTGCATTGGTGAATTCTTTCTGCTGGTTTGCCGAACCTGTTAGTCCATTGTGAATTTCATCAATTATCAGCATCTTTACTTGGAAATCCTCTATGTATGTTGCTATCTTGACTTCCTTTTGTGTATCGCTATCTGTTGTTCTGAAAGGAACTTGCAATGCTGTTAGGATATTGTCATATAATACTTTATAGTTTGCTTTCACTGGAGCCAATGCATACAAAACAGGAATTTTTGTTTGTATGTCATTAAGATCGTCTTGGTTGTTTTTCATTTTTGCATATCTCTTAATAGTATAGGTTTTTCCCATATTTCCGTCTCCTGCAAATAGATACGACTGCATTCTGTCCTCTCTTGGTGCATAGTATAACTCATCAAGCATTTTGAACATAGCTTCGGCTTTGCTGTGTCTGATAAATTTTGGCTTTCTGATAAACTCTATTCTTTCTTTATCTGCTGCATTATCTCTGATTTCCTTGACAATTGGCGGAATTAAATGTTCGTAGTCTTCATAAAAATTGTTGTTTTCTACTTTTTGGCTCATGTTTTTATCTCCTATTAATCAAATTCTATGTCAAAGGGTTTTATTTCGTTTGTTTTTTTAATTTGTGGTTTTTCTTCTGTTTTATCGATAGGTTTTTCTAATTTTTCTGAAATTTCTTTGGAACTTAATTTGGTCTTATTGCTTTCTATTTGTTTTCTCATTAGTTTTGTTTTTTCTCTTGCTTCTTCTTCCATCTTTCTTAGTTCTTTAATTGTTTCATAAATTTTATATGATGTTATTTTTTCTCTCCTTTCTCTTAATATCTCTTTTGCCTTGTCTAATTCCCACAAAGTAGTTCCTATCGGAATCGGTGTTTTGCAGTAAGCTTCTATATAATCCTGTAAATTTTCATCGTAGAAATATATTTTTGTTATGTCTTTTGGATCATACTTGATTTCATATTTTTTATTATCTCCTGCGTATCTTACAAGAATATCTGAGTAGTAGTGCAGATCTTTAAATCTTATTCCTTCTTTTGATACATTCCTGTAATCAGATTTCAGCAGTGATATTCTTGCTATTCTTAATTCATCTTGGCTTAAGATTCTTATTCCATGGTTTGATTTAGTTAATCCTTCTTTAAATTTTTCATAAGGTGTTAATCCTTGCAGTCCATCATGCGGTTTTTGATGATAGTAATTAACTATCCAATAAACGATAAATTTCTCAAGTTCTTTTAAAGTAAATACAGCTTCTTTTTCTGGATTGTATTCTCTCTTTTCTTTTGTGTTAGAAAAGGTTGTTCCGCTTACGTTGTGTAGCTCTTTGTTTAAAGTTTTTATAAATCTTTCAACGTGCCCGCCGTAGAATGGTTTTCCTACAGGTCTATATACTAAGTTTATTCCCAGAGTCATGCAGAATTTTTCAAGATTAGTTCCGTCAAATTCTGCTGCATTATCTGTGTGAATGTTAACAGGTAAGCCATAAATATCCCATTTTCCTTCTATTCCAAGTGTTTCCAAGTAATGATTTTTGTTTATCAGTCCCATATATATAGCCTGTCCTACTGAATAATAGCTTGGAGGGTCTAATGATATATAAATTCCATATACCATTCTGCTGTAAACGTCTAAGGCTACTGTTATGTAAGGTCTTCCAATAGGTTTTCTGTCTATTTCTGATACTACTTGAATATCTAAAGGAGTATGGTCTATTTGTATCCATTCTAATGGATAGTTTGCTTCAAATGAATTTTTTGCAGGATTTATTGTGCTTAAATACTTGTTTCTGCCTTCACGTTTTTTGTATATTGTTTCTCTGTCTATTTCTTTTAGATAGTAAAGTAATGTGGTATAGGCAATAGGTTTTAGCTTTTGGCTTATAAGTTCAGCATTAATTTCCTCGTAAAGCCTTTTAGCAGATATTCTTTGATGAGTTAAATATCTTTCTTTTATCATTTTATCAACTATTTCTAAAGCTTTTTCTCCTATTCTTTTTTTACCTTTGCCGCCACGCCTTTCGTATCTTGGCAATAGTCCATATATAGTTTCTCCACTTTTTTTGTATCTTTCCATCCATCTGTATATGGTAGATAGATGGACATTGCATTTTTTGGCAATTTCTTCTCTTTCCTTAACTGATTTAGCATTCATAACAGCTTTGACTATTTCAAGTCTTCTCTGTGCCTCTTTTGATAGTTCTTCATCTATCTTGTCGAAAGGAGTTAGTTTTTCGTCTTCTTGCTTGTTCTTTTTTTCATATTGTTCCAATAACTTTTCTTGTAGATTAGATAATGGTATAGTAATTAATTGATTATAGTTCGTATCTCTTAAAACTACGTCTATAGTATTGTTTTCAGTATTTATGCTATAATTCTCAATTATGTATTCTTTATCAAGCTCAATCACTTTTCCTTTCTTAATTTCTATCATTAGCTTAGCC
This is a stretch of genomic DNA from Sulfurihydrogenibium sp. YO3AOP1. It encodes these proteins:
- a CDS encoding methyltransferase, which gives rise to MNQEILIKEDEDISPFIRGKIKIIQKREGYRFNIDSLLLVDFLNIKSSGKIIDIGTGSGIIPILISLKYKNLKLYALEVQEDLFDIAKRNFQINNVHVQIALGNVKDVKKIYNHQYFDYVVINPPYFKEGNYKNIQEKIARSEALAKLEDFIYGSWYLLKNKGKLHLINITERFSETVSLLKKYNIQPKRYRFVHPSINEKATHFLVEASKNSKEGGEIVEAPLIIYENPKEKKYTDYVWNLLENGF
- the typA gene encoding translational GTPase TypA; this encodes MLLEEKRVPKAVREDIRNIAIIAHVDHGKTTLVDALLKQSGTFRENEEVAERVMDNIDLERERGITIMAKNTAIRYKNYKINIVDTPGHADFGGEVERTLKMVDGVILLVDASEGPLPQTRFVLRKALESNLTPIVVINKIDRPDARIQEVINEVYDLFIDLDATEEQLEFPILYTIARDGIAKENLEDDSKDLKPLFDKIIEYIPAPSYDPDMGLQFLITSLDYDNFVGRLAIGRIFNGSVKVNQQVSVVKKDGTIIKGTVRTLYTYEGLKRVETKEAKAGDIVAIAGLEDITIGETIADAENPVGLPPITVEEPTISMIFSVNDSPFAGRSGKFLTSRHLRDRLYKETLTNVAIRVSDTENPDSFLVMGRGELQLSILAEMMRREGYEFQVSKPEVIVKEENGKKLEPVERVLIDIPEEYVGTVTQKLGSRKGRMINMINHGFGRVRLEFIVPSRGLIGYRSEFKTDTRGEGLINTIFEGWEEWQGEIKTRQNGALIADRKGVATPYAIFGLQDRGVFFIEPGTEVYEGMIVGEHSRDNDLDVNVTREKKLTNMRASGSDENIKIIPAKKMDFERAMEWINEDELIEVTPDAIRIRKKILEANKRK
- a CDS encoding magnesium chelatase domain-containing protein, with the protein product MLSVVKSGGTYGINGYVVDVEVNISQGLPQFTVVGLPDTAVKESRERVRSAIENIGYKFPVKKITVNLAPADVLKIGTLYDLPISIGILASSGIINENDLKDTAFIGELALNGDLRGVKGVLPIAIKLKEVGFKRFIVPLENEEEAAIVNGLDVYGFANLKEIVVFLNGNLEKQPKKIDVDEVLECSLDHIGDFAEVKGQYTVKKALEIAAAGFHNLLMIGSPGSGKTMLARRFLSILPPLTFQEAIEVTKIHSIAGVLKDNIVRCRPFRAPHHTISVLHLLVGDVKLKNYCENSKYIAKNTKIIAKHL
- a CDS encoding Eco57I restriction-modification methylase domain-containing protein, with protein sequence MNYYADHSEVFSYNKVLSKNNRYLFKFKKVNLHKNNNSRKDSMIELNPFAAIHLYENERIKLGAFYTPPHVVDKVFELINPYLNNMNDVVVADIAAGGGAFLFPCLALSIDYRAADYDDKAISFLKQYFSHEKIFKTNSLVNVSREKFKIGKEQFLIVVGNPPYNDTTSLYKKNEKGKIECDEDVYDRDMGIAFLKAYAKLDADIICILHPLSYLIKEANFKRLKGFTNSYRIKDGYIFSSKEFLFTKDTEFPVVIALYEKNKEGMNYDYIRDFEFKLLNSNKRFILSNYETIDGYIHKYPPRKNEPKLSSINIYYYTFRDLNSTLRNTTFLDKEHSNGIPVNKENFYKYAYLYCLKKFVSKIKKQKEDLFIFGNISPLVNKDFVEKNKELFVIYALKDHKLFKKYLQLVKELFDFYKINDKNIDLQKIEKKLNNYFASLYNI
- a CDS encoding TniQ family protein, with protein sequence MNEKFRFYSDRSFLYRYRVQKDDYRETLANAVIPNPLTPFKDELFSSWIARLSAKFDCQVSTFLNIYFPFLRDKRLTARDTDLVLDSELAEIFSQRTRISKTIIYNTGLKSYESYLSETIRDNSRNNLISTVKIKGSYSKSYGLKYCPYCLRENNYFKKQWRLLFVNVCEKHNCYLLDRCPSCNNPITITKRKKGIKFFNCPFCGFEFHKAESKKIPSQSKAVENQKKMLEILNDGYFIFENKPYYSIFYFWTVKKLAKLIYLDEYRKDDALQTEIELHNYPLKSKKEIKSRFIEDFLEVKEGISLFTAIYDILKDRESFDKFVKDNNLSFYILNTFKEGSDYNPPYWYIDLISNYQVGINNQIVTEEMIRNAVKWMQKNGIRVSLRNLTKWTGIDFCSSKKVKVLKEIVENSETKQGSMYNFSKKNYTHKRA